The DNA window CAAGGTGCGCCGCATGCCGCGTTCGTTCAGAGCATTCTGGGAGAGCGCGTACAGACAGCGTTGGCATTTGGTATCATTTCCTGATCCTACCGGCTCATGTTCGATGAATTGCGGGACTGGGAAGACGCAGACCTTTACAATGCGCTCAATGCTTCTCAGCTTCAGACAGAAGAAATACTGCCAGCTTCCGAGGTGGACTGCGCATCATGCGCGGGAGCGATCGGGGCGAACGTATCGCGAGATGGGACCGATGGTCGTTCCGTGTGGCATCTCGCAACGGTCGTTTCGTCCGGATCCGAACCGAGCAAGAGCACACCGATTCTTGGGATCTGGTATTGCGTCCGCCGAATCCGTTTTCGCATCAGACTGACCTTTGACTTCGCATGACCGAGCTTCAAGAACGCATCGAAGACCTCGTTGCTCAAGGGGATGCCGTCAGCCGAGGGGACGCCGGCAACGCCGTGGCCGACCTCGTACAGGCCCTGAACGCCGGGGAAATTCGTTCGGCTTCTCCGAACGAGGACGGGGCGTGGACCACCCATGCCTGGGTGAAGCAGGGCATTCTTCTTGGCTTTCAGATCGGCCGTATGGTCGATTATTCGAGCGAACGGTTTCCCTTCTACGATAAGAATACGTTTCCCGTCAAGCCCCTGCGCAAAGCCGACAACGTGCGGGTTGTACCAGGGGGGTCTTCAATTCGCACCGGTAGCTACGTGGCGCCGGGTGTCGTGTGCATGCCGCCAATGTATGTGAACGTGGGGGCGTACGTGGACGAGGACACAATGATTGATTCGCACGCCCTCGTCGGCAGCTGCGCACAGATTGGCAAGCGGGTGCATCTCTCGGCCTCGGCCCAGGTGGGTGGTGTGCTGGAGCCGGTGCACGCCACCCCCGTGATCATTGAGGACGACGTGTTCGTCGGCGGCGGGGCGGGCATCTACGAAGGCTGCATTGTGCGGGAGGGCGCCGTGTTGGCCGCAGGCGTTGACCTGACCTCGTCCACCC is part of the Salinibacter sp. 10B genome and encodes:
- a CDS encoding 2,3,4,5-tetrahydropyridine-2,6-dicarboxylate N-succinyltransferase, with protein sequence MTELQERIEDLVAQGDAVSRGDAGNAVADLVQALNAGEIRSASPNEDGAWTTHAWVKQGILLGFQIGRMVDYSSERFPFYDKNTFPVKPLRKADNVRVVPGGSSIRTGSYVAPGVVCMPPMYVNVGAYVDEDTMIDSHALVGSCAQIGKRVHLSASAQVGGVLEPVHATPVIIEDDVFVGGGAGIYEGCIVREGAVLAAGVDLTSSTRLYDLVEETVHTASEDEALEVPKGAVVVPGSRAVGSDFGEEHGLSLYAPMIVKYRDAKTDAATVLEDALR